One genomic window of Quercus robur chromosome 6, dhQueRobu3.1, whole genome shotgun sequence includes the following:
- the LOC126689436 gene encoding folate-biopterin transporter 1, chloroplastic isoform X1: MAKPSTFSSSSSSIISIVPFQFQNPILSFISFSSVSPPLLSRTRRRRRKLPDKDMSVAIPMPPAPSHRWDNEDQGPLLDSRTGAGKGDMLATDVEGETSPSSKTTRKNKYRMSAIKCFGVDLSPDNVAVAMVYFVQGVLGLARLAVNFYLKDDLHLDPAETAVISGFSALPWLIKPLYGFISDSVPLFGYRRRSYLILSGLLGALSWSLMASFVDSKYDAAFCILLGSLSVAFSDVVVDSMVVERARGESQSMSGSLQSLCWGSSAFGGIVSAYFSGSLVDAYGVRFVFGITALLPLITSAVAVLVREQPVRGPTRGTNLPLASLSFIEGSKQSIIQLWDAVRQPSVLLPTLFIFLWQATPQSDSAMFYFTTNKLGFTPEFLGRVKLVTSVASLLGVGLYNGFLKNVPLHKIFLVTTIFGSALGMTQVFLVTGLNRKFGISDEWFAIGDSLILTVLGQASFMPVLVLAARLCPEGMEATLFATLMSISNGGSVVGGLIGAGLTQLFGITKDSFDNLATLIILCNLSSLLPLPLLGLLPRDIPDTNKESEDIEMKCN; the protein is encoded by the exons ATGGCAAAACCGTcgactttttcttcttcttcttcttcaataatCTCAATCGTACCCTTTCAATTCCAAAACCCAATTTTGTCCTTCATTTCTTTCTCCTCAGTCTCACCACCTCTGCTCTCTCGGACTCGACGGAGGAGACGGAAGCTGCCGGATAAGGACATGTCGGTTGCCATTCCGATGCCGCCGGCGCCGTCTCACCGGTGGGACAATGAAGACCAGGGTCCACTTTTGGATTCCAGAACCG GTGCAGGAAAAGGGGATATGTTAGCAACAGATGTGGAAGGAGAGACATCCCCTTCTAGTAAAACTACCCGCAAGAACAAATATCGAATGAGTGCTATAAAATGCTTTGGGGTGGATTTGTCCCCAGATAATGTTGCAGTTGCTATGGTATATTTTGTGCAAGGTGTATTAGGCCTTGCAAGGCTTGCTGTCAATTTTTACTTAAAGGATGATTTGCATCTAGATCCTGCAGAG ACAGCTGTCATATCTGGTTTTTCTGCATTACCATGGCTTATCAAACCTCTATATGGGTTTATTAG CGATTCTGTTCCACTTTTCGGTTACCGAAGAAGGTCATACCTGATTTTATCAGGACTTCTTGGTGCACTCTCATGGAGTTTGATGGCCAGCTTTGTTGACAGCAAGTATGATGCTGCTTTCTGCATACTTCTAGGATCACTTTCTGTTGCCTTCTCTGATGTT GTTGTAGATTCCATGGTTGTAGAAAGGGCTCGTGGTGAGTCACAAAGCATGTCAGGATCACTCCAGTCTTTATGTTGGGGATCCTCAGCTTTTGGTGGAATTGTGAGTGCCTATTTTAGTGGCTCCCTGGTGGATGCTTATGGTGTAAG GTTTGTTTTTGGAATCACGGCTTTGCTACCACTGATTACTTCTGCAGTTGCTGTTCTTGTAAGAGAACAGCCTGTGCGTGGTCCAACAAGAGGAACAAATCTTCCTTTGGCCAGTCTTAGCTTTATTGAAGGTTCGAAGCAGAGCATAATTCAGTTGTGGGATGCTGTCAGGCAGCCCAGTGTACTTCTTCCTACTTTGTTTATATTTCTGTGGCAGGCAACACCGCAGTCAGACTCTGCCATGTTCTACTTTAC CACAAATAAGCTTGGTTTCACCCCGGAATTTTTAGGCCGTGTGAAGCTTGTTACTTCAGTGGCATCACTGCTTGGTGTTGGACTTTATAATGGATTCCTAAAGAATGTTCCACTGCATAAGATTTTTCTTGTAACAACCATTTTTGGTTCAGCTCTTGGGATGACTCAG GTTTTTCTTGTAACTGGATTGAATCGGAAGTTTGGTATAAGTGATGAGTGGTTTGCTATTGGGGATTCTTTGATTTTAACAGTTCTTGGTCAG GCTTCTTTCATGCCTGTTCTTGTGTTAGCAGCAAGATTATGTCCAGAGGGAATGGAAGCCACACTTTTTGCAACACTAATGTCTATATCAAATGGAGGAAGCGTTGTTGGGGGGCTAATAGGTGCTGGTCTGACCCAGCTCTTTGGGATTACCAAAGACAGTTTTGACAACTTAGCCACATTGATAATCCTCTGCAATCTCAGCTCATTGTTGCCTTTGCCTCTCCTTGGCCTCCTTCCAAGGGATATTCCTGACACTAACAAGGAAAGTGAAGATATTGAAATGAAATGTAATTGA
- the LOC126689436 gene encoding folate-biopterin transporter 1, chloroplastic isoform X2, protein MLATDVEGETSPSSKTTRKNKYRMSAIKCFGVDLSPDNVAVAMVYFVQGVLGLARLAVNFYLKDDLHLDPAETAVISGFSALPWLIKPLYGFISDSVPLFGYRRRSYLILSGLLGALSWSLMASFVDSKYDAAFCILLGSLSVAFSDVVVDSMVVERARGESQSMSGSLQSLCWGSSAFGGIVSAYFSGSLVDAYGVRFVFGITALLPLITSAVAVLVREQPVRGPTRGTNLPLASLSFIEGSKQSIIQLWDAVRQPSVLLPTLFIFLWQATPQSDSAMFYFTTNKLGFTPEFLGRVKLVTSVASLLGVGLYNGFLKNVPLHKIFLVTTIFGSALGMTQVFLVTGLNRKFGISDEWFAIGDSLILTVLGQASFMPVLVLAARLCPEGMEATLFATLMSISNGGSVVGGLIGAGLTQLFGITKDSFDNLATLIILCNLSSLLPLPLLGLLPRDIPDTNKESEDIEMKCN, encoded by the exons ATGTTAGCAACAGATGTGGAAGGAGAGACATCCCCTTCTAGTAAAACTACCCGCAAGAACAAATATCGAATGAGTGCTATAAAATGCTTTGGGGTGGATTTGTCCCCAGATAATGTTGCAGTTGCTATGGTATATTTTGTGCAAGGTGTATTAGGCCTTGCAAGGCTTGCTGTCAATTTTTACTTAAAGGATGATTTGCATCTAGATCCTGCAGAG ACAGCTGTCATATCTGGTTTTTCTGCATTACCATGGCTTATCAAACCTCTATATGGGTTTATTAG CGATTCTGTTCCACTTTTCGGTTACCGAAGAAGGTCATACCTGATTTTATCAGGACTTCTTGGTGCACTCTCATGGAGTTTGATGGCCAGCTTTGTTGACAGCAAGTATGATGCTGCTTTCTGCATACTTCTAGGATCACTTTCTGTTGCCTTCTCTGATGTT GTTGTAGATTCCATGGTTGTAGAAAGGGCTCGTGGTGAGTCACAAAGCATGTCAGGATCACTCCAGTCTTTATGTTGGGGATCCTCAGCTTTTGGTGGAATTGTGAGTGCCTATTTTAGTGGCTCCCTGGTGGATGCTTATGGTGTAAG GTTTGTTTTTGGAATCACGGCTTTGCTACCACTGATTACTTCTGCAGTTGCTGTTCTTGTAAGAGAACAGCCTGTGCGTGGTCCAACAAGAGGAACAAATCTTCCTTTGGCCAGTCTTAGCTTTATTGAAGGTTCGAAGCAGAGCATAATTCAGTTGTGGGATGCTGTCAGGCAGCCCAGTGTACTTCTTCCTACTTTGTTTATATTTCTGTGGCAGGCAACACCGCAGTCAGACTCTGCCATGTTCTACTTTAC CACAAATAAGCTTGGTTTCACCCCGGAATTTTTAGGCCGTGTGAAGCTTGTTACTTCAGTGGCATCACTGCTTGGTGTTGGACTTTATAATGGATTCCTAAAGAATGTTCCACTGCATAAGATTTTTCTTGTAACAACCATTTTTGGTTCAGCTCTTGGGATGACTCAG GTTTTTCTTGTAACTGGATTGAATCGGAAGTTTGGTATAAGTGATGAGTGGTTTGCTATTGGGGATTCTTTGATTTTAACAGTTCTTGGTCAG GCTTCTTTCATGCCTGTTCTTGTGTTAGCAGCAAGATTATGTCCAGAGGGAATGGAAGCCACACTTTTTGCAACACTAATGTCTATATCAAATGGAGGAAGCGTTGTTGGGGGGCTAATAGGTGCTGGTCTGACCCAGCTCTTTGGGATTACCAAAGACAGTTTTGACAACTTAGCCACATTGATAATCCTCTGCAATCTCAGCTCATTGTTGCCTTTGCCTCTCCTTGGCCTCCTTCCAAGGGATATTCCTGACACTAACAAGGAAAGTGAAGATATTGAAATGAAATGTAATTGA
- the LOC126689437 gene encoding early light-induced protein, chloroplastic-like, whose amino-acid sequence MPQPLHFLLPSTYLITHSLLASSIYKSSLVIMAASSAMQSILASPLTRVVSNRSTRVNQFLIIPTSYVSPVPRNASMRVRCIAKKEQPESVTTSTPKVSTNFLDLFAFSGPAPERINGRLAMIGFVAAMVVELSSGEDVFAQISNGGIPWFLGTSIVLSLASLIPLFKGISVESKSEGVMTSDAEMWNGRFAMLGLVALALTEYVKGGTLI is encoded by the exons ATGCCACAACCACTTCATTTTCTACTACCTAGTACCTATTTGATCACTCATAGCCTATTAGCGAGTTCCATATACAAAAGCTCTTTGGTAATAATGGCAGCCTCATCTGCAATGCAATCCATCTTGGCAAGCCCTTTGACCCGTGTAGTTTCAAACAGGTCTACTAGGGTGAACCAGTTTCTAATTATTCCCACTAGTTATGTGTCACCTGTGCCAAGAAATGCTAGCATGCGAGTGCGTTGCATTGCAAAG AAAGAGCAACCAGAGTCTGTGACAACTTCAACACCCAAG GTCAGCACAAACTTCTTAGACTTGTTTGCATTCAGTGGGCCTGCACCAGAGAGGATCAACGGCAGGCTAGCAATGATAGGCTTTGTTGCTGCAATGGTAGTGGAGTTATCCAGTGGTGAGGATGTGTTTGCCCAGATATCAAATGGTGGAATCCCATGGTTCTTAGGAACTAGCATTGTGCTATCTCTTGCATCTTTGATTCCTTTGTTTAAGGGAATCAGCGTAGAGTCCAAGTCAGAGGGGGTGATGACCTCAGATGCTGAGATGTGGAATGGGAGGTTTGCCATGTTGGGTTTGGTTGCTCTAGCCCTCACCGAGTATGTCAAGGGTGGAACCCTTATTTAG